One Nyctibius grandis isolate bNycGra1 chromosome 26, bNycGra1.pri, whole genome shotgun sequence DNA window includes the following coding sequences:
- the ACLY gene encoding ATP-citrate synthase isoform X3, producing MSAKAISEQTGKEFLYKYICTSSAIQNRFKYARVTPDTDWARLTQDHPWLLSERLVVKPDQLIKRRGKLGLVGINLTLDQVKVWLKQRLGQETTIANAKGILKNFLIEPFVPHKQEEEFYVCIYAAREGDYVLFHHEGGVDVGDVDAKAQKLLVAVDEKLNELDVKKHLLQHAPANKKDILASFICGLFNLYEDLYFTYLEINPLVVTSAGVYILDLAAKIDATADYICKVKWGDVEFPPPFGREAYPEEAYIADLDAKSGASLKLTILNPKGRIWTMVAGGGASVVYSDTICDLGGVNELANYGEYSGAPSEQQTYDYAKTILSLMTREKHPEGKILIIGGSIANFTNVAATFKGIVRAIKDYQGPLKEHEVRIFVRRGGPNYQEGLRVMGEVGKTTGIPIHVFGTETHMTAIVGMALGHRPIPNQPPAAAHTANFLLNASGSPSTPAPSRTASFSESKPDDIAPAKKAKPAAPLAGKATTLFSRHTKAIIWGMQTRAVQGMLDFDYICSRDEPSVAAMVYPFTGDHRQKFYWGHKEILIPVYKNMSDAMRKHPEVDVLINFASLRSAYDSTVETMNYPQIRTIAIIAEGIPEVLTRKLIKTADKKGVTIIGPATVGGIKPGCFKIGNTGGMLDNILASKLYRPGSVAYVSRSGGMSNELNNIISRTTDGVYEGVAIGGDRYPGSTFMDHVLRYEDTPGVKMIVVLGEIGGTEEYKICRGIKEGRITKPVVCWCIGTCATMFSSEVQFGHAGACANQASETAVAKNQALKEAGVFVPRSFDELGEVIQSVYQDLVAKRVIEPAEEVPPPTVPMDYSWARELGLIRKPASFMTSICDERGQELIYAGMPITEVFKEEMGIGGVLGLLWFQRRLPKYACQFIEMCLMVTADHGPAVSGAHNTIVCARAGKDLVSSLTSGLLTIGDRFGGALDAAAKMFSKAFDSGIIPMEFVNKMKKEGKLIMGIGHRVKSINNPDMRVQILKDYVKQHFPATPLLDYALEVEKITTSKKPNLILNVDGFIGVAFVDVLRNCGSFTREEADEYIDIGALNGIFVLGRSMGFIGHYLDQKRLKQGLYRHPWDDISYVLPEHMTM from the exons ATGTCAGCCAAAGCCATCTCTGAGCAGACGGGGAAGGAGTTCTTGTATAAGTATATCTGCACATCCTCTGCCATCCAGAACCGATTCAAGTATGCCCGAGTCACCCCAGACACTGACTGGGCACGGCTCACCCAGGACCACCCTTGGCTTCTGAGCGAG CGTTTAGTGGTGAAGCCAGACCAGCTAATAAAGCGACGTGGGAAACTTGGACTGGTTGGAATTAACCTCACTCTGGATCAGGTGAAGGTTTGGCTCAAACAGCGCCTGGGCCAAGAAACCACG ATTGCTAATGCTAAGGGAATCCTAAAGAACTTTCTGATTGAACCCTTCGTCCCTCACAAGCAG GAGGAAGAGTTCTATGTGTGCATATACGCTGCCCGTGAGGGAGACTACGTGCTCTTCCACCACGAAGGGGGTGTGGATGTGGGAGATGTTGATGCCAAAGCTCAGAAGTTGCTTGTGGCAGTGGATGAAAAGCTCAATGAGTTGGATGTAAAGAAGCATCTCCTGCAACACGCACCAGCAAATAAAAAGGA CATCTTGGCTAGCTTCATCTGTGGCCTGTTCAACCTTTATGAAGATCTCTATTTCACATACCTTGAGATCAATCCATTAG TGGTGACTAGTGCTGGTGTCTACATCCTTGATTTGGCCGCAAAGATTGATGCGACTGCTGACTACATCTGCAAAGTGAAATGGGGGGATGTGGAGTTCCCCCCTCCCTTTGGCAGGGAAGCTTACCCAGAG GAAGCCTACATTGCTGATCTGGATGCAAAGAGTGGAGCCAGCTTGAAACTTACTATTCTCAACCCCAAAGGCAGGATCTGGACCATGGTGGCTGGTGGTGGTGCCTCTGTGGTTTACAG tgaCACCATTTGTGACTTGGGGGGTGTGAACGAACTGGCTAACTATGGGGAATACTCAGGAGCCCCAAGTGAGCAACAGACCTATGACTATGCCAAGACTATTCTCTCCCTCATGACACGGGAGAAGCACCCTGAAG GTAAAATCCTGATCATTGGAGGCAGCATTGCTAACTTCACCAATGTAGCGGCCACTTTTAAA GGCATCGTGAGAGCCATTAAGGATTACCAAGGCCCTCTGAAGGAGCACGAGGTGAGGATCTTTGTGCGAAGAGGAGGCCCGAACTACCAGGAAGGATTACGTGTCATGGGAGAAGTTG GGAAGACCACTGGGATCCCCATCCACGTCTTTGGCACGGAGACTCACATGACTGCCATCGTGGGCATGGCGCTTGGCCATCGGCCCATCCCCAACCAACCGCCTGCTGCAGCCCACACCGCCAACTTCCTCCTCAACGCCAGCGGCAGCCCTTCG ACTCCAGCACCAAGCAGAACAGCTTCCTTCTCAGAGTCCAAACCAGATGATATTGCTCCCGCCAAGAAGGCAAAACCAGCAGCACCTCTTG CAGGTAAAGCTACAACCCTGTTCAGCCGTCACACCAAAGCTATCATTTGGGGGATGCAGACACGGGCCGTGCAAGGAATGCTGGACTTTGATTATATTTGCTCCCGGGATGAACCTTCAGTAGCTGCCATGGTTTATCCCTTCAC TGGTGACCACAGGCAGAAGTTCTATTGGGGCCACAAAGAAATCCTGATCCCAGTCTACAAGAACATGTCAGATGCCATGAGGAAGCACCCAGAGGTGGACGTTCTCATCAACTTCGCATCTCTGCGCTCTGCTTATGACAGCACTGTTGAAACCATGAATTATCCACAG ATCCGCACCATCGCCATTATTGCCGAGGGCATTCCAGAGGTCCTGACACGCAAACTGATCAAGACAGCTGATAAAAAAGGAGTCACGATCATTGGGCCTGCAACT GTTGGTGGGATCAAACCAGGTTGCTTTAAAATAGGCAACACAGGAGGCATGCTGGATAATATCTTAGCATCCAAACTGTACCGTCCTGGCAGTGTGGCTTATGTGTCGCGATCTGGAGGAATGTCCAATGAGCTCAACAACATCATTTCCCGAACCACTGATGGGGTCTATGAAGGGGTGGCCATTGGAGGGGACAG ATATCCTGGTTCAACTTTTATGGATCATGTCTTGCGTTATGAGGATACTCCAGGAGTGAAAATGATTGTAGTGCTCGGAGAG ATTGGGGGCACAGAAGAGTACAAGATCTGCAGGGGTATTAAAGAAGGTCGTATCACCAAGCCAGTGGTGTGCTGGTGTATTGGTACTTGTGCCACCATGTTCTCTTCAGAG GTGCAGTTTGGCCACGCAGGAGCTTGTGCCAACCAGGCTTCTGAAACTGCTGTTGCAAAGAATCAAGCCTTGAAGGAAGCTGGTGTGTTTGTTCCCCGGAGTTTTGATGAGCTGGGAGAGGTCATTCA GTCTGTCTACCAGGATCTTGTGGCCAAAAGAGTGATTGAACCAGCTGAGGAAGTGCCTCCTCCAACTGTGCCAATGGATTACTCCTGGGCAAGG GAGCTGGGTCTGATCCGCAAACCAGCCTCCTTTATGACAAGCATCTGTGACGAGAGAGGTCAGGAACTGATTTATGCTGGGATGCCAATCACTGAGGTCTTCAAAGAAGAGATGGGAATTGGAGGGGTTCTGGGCCTGCTCTGGTTTCAAAGGAG GTTGCCAAAGTATGCCTGCCAGTTCATTGAGATGTGTTTGATGGTAACAGCAGACCATGGGCCTGCTGTATCTGGAGCCCACAACACCATTGTCTGTGCAAGAGCTGGAAAAGATCTTGTCTCAAGTCTCACCTCAGGCCTTCTCACTATT GGTGACCGGTTTGGTGGAGCACTGGATGCTGCAGCTAAAATGTTCAGCAAAGCCTTCGACAGTGGGATTATCCCTATGGAGTTTGTGAataagatgaagaaagaagggaaactGATCATGGGTATTGGACACAGAGTCAAATCG ATAAATAATCCAGACATGAGAGTTCAGATTCTCAAAGACTATGTGAAGCAGCACTTCCCTGCCACCCCGCTGTTGGACTATGCACttgaagtggaaaaaattaCAACTTCCAAG
- the ACLY gene encoding ATP-citrate synthase isoform X4 gives MSAKAISEQTGKEFLYKYICTSSAIQNRFKYARVTPDTDWARLTQDHPWLLSERLVVKPDQLIKRRGKLGLVGINLTLDQVKVWLKQRLGQETTIANAKGILKNFLIEPFVPHKQEEEFYVCIYAAREGDYVLFHHEGGVDVGDVDAKAQKLLVAVDEKLNELDVKKHLLQHAPANKKDILASFICGLFNLYEDLYFTYLEINPLVVTSAGVYILDLAAKIDATADYICKVKWGDVEFPPPFGREAYPEEAYIADLDAKSGASLKLTILNPKGRIWTMVAGGGASVVYSDTICDLGGVNELANYGEYSGAPSEQQTYDYAKTILSLMTREKHPEGKILIIGGSIANFTNVAATFKGIVRAIKDYQGPLKEHEVRIFVRRGGPNYQEGLRVMGEVGKTTGIPIHVFGTETHMTAIVGMALGHRPIPNQPPAAAHTANFLLNASGSPSTPAPSRTASFSESKPDDIAPAKKAKPAAPLGKATTLFSRHTKAIIWGMQTRAVQGMLDFDYICSRDEPSVAAMVYPFTGDHRQKFYWGHKEILIPVYKNMSDAMRKHPEVDVLINFASLRSAYDSTVETMNYPQIRTIAIIAEGIPEVLTRKLIKTADKKGVTIIGPATVGGIKPGCFKIGNTGGMLDNILASKLYRPGSVAYVSRSGGMSNELNNIISRTTDGVYEGVAIGGDRYPGSTFMDHVLRYEDTPGVKMIVVLGEIGGTEEYKICRGIKEGRITKPVVCWCIGTCATMFSSEVQFGHAGACANQASETAVAKNQALKEAGVFVPRSFDELGEVIQSVYQDLVAKRVIEPAEEVPPPTVPMDYSWARELGLIRKPASFMTSICDERGQELIYAGMPITEVFKEEMGIGGVLGLLWFQRRLPKYACQFIEMCLMVTADHGPAVSGAHNTIVCARAGKDLVSSLTSGLLTIGDRFGGALDAAAKMFSKAFDSGIIPMEFVNKMKKEGKLIMGIGHRVKSINNPDMRVQILKDYVKQHFPATPLLDYALEVEKITTSKKPNLILNVDGFIGVAFVDVLRNCGSFTREEADEYIDIGALNGIFVLGRSMGFIGHYLDQKRLKQGLYRHPWDDISYVLPEHMTM, from the exons ATGTCAGCCAAAGCCATCTCTGAGCAGACGGGGAAGGAGTTCTTGTATAAGTATATCTGCACATCCTCTGCCATCCAGAACCGATTCAAGTATGCCCGAGTCACCCCAGACACTGACTGGGCACGGCTCACCCAGGACCACCCTTGGCTTCTGAGCGAG CGTTTAGTGGTGAAGCCAGACCAGCTAATAAAGCGACGTGGGAAACTTGGACTGGTTGGAATTAACCTCACTCTGGATCAGGTGAAGGTTTGGCTCAAACAGCGCCTGGGCCAAGAAACCACG ATTGCTAATGCTAAGGGAATCCTAAAGAACTTTCTGATTGAACCCTTCGTCCCTCACAAGCAG GAGGAAGAGTTCTATGTGTGCATATACGCTGCCCGTGAGGGAGACTACGTGCTCTTCCACCACGAAGGGGGTGTGGATGTGGGAGATGTTGATGCCAAAGCTCAGAAGTTGCTTGTGGCAGTGGATGAAAAGCTCAATGAGTTGGATGTAAAGAAGCATCTCCTGCAACACGCACCAGCAAATAAAAAGGA CATCTTGGCTAGCTTCATCTGTGGCCTGTTCAACCTTTATGAAGATCTCTATTTCACATACCTTGAGATCAATCCATTAG TGGTGACTAGTGCTGGTGTCTACATCCTTGATTTGGCCGCAAAGATTGATGCGACTGCTGACTACATCTGCAAAGTGAAATGGGGGGATGTGGAGTTCCCCCCTCCCTTTGGCAGGGAAGCTTACCCAGAG GAAGCCTACATTGCTGATCTGGATGCAAAGAGTGGAGCCAGCTTGAAACTTACTATTCTCAACCCCAAAGGCAGGATCTGGACCATGGTGGCTGGTGGTGGTGCCTCTGTGGTTTACAG tgaCACCATTTGTGACTTGGGGGGTGTGAACGAACTGGCTAACTATGGGGAATACTCAGGAGCCCCAAGTGAGCAACAGACCTATGACTATGCCAAGACTATTCTCTCCCTCATGACACGGGAGAAGCACCCTGAAG GTAAAATCCTGATCATTGGAGGCAGCATTGCTAACTTCACCAATGTAGCGGCCACTTTTAAA GGCATCGTGAGAGCCATTAAGGATTACCAAGGCCCTCTGAAGGAGCACGAGGTGAGGATCTTTGTGCGAAGAGGAGGCCCGAACTACCAGGAAGGATTACGTGTCATGGGAGAAGTTG GGAAGACCACTGGGATCCCCATCCACGTCTTTGGCACGGAGACTCACATGACTGCCATCGTGGGCATGGCGCTTGGCCATCGGCCCATCCCCAACCAACCGCCTGCTGCAGCCCACACCGCCAACTTCCTCCTCAACGCCAGCGGCAGCCCTTCG ACTCCAGCACCAAGCAGAACAGCTTCCTTCTCAGAGTCCAAACCAGATGATATTGCTCCCGCCAAGAAGGCAAAACCAGCAGCACCTCTTG GTAAAGCTACAACCCTGTTCAGCCGTCACACCAAAGCTATCATTTGGGGGATGCAGACACGGGCCGTGCAAGGAATGCTGGACTTTGATTATATTTGCTCCCGGGATGAACCTTCAGTAGCTGCCATGGTTTATCCCTTCAC TGGTGACCACAGGCAGAAGTTCTATTGGGGCCACAAAGAAATCCTGATCCCAGTCTACAAGAACATGTCAGATGCCATGAGGAAGCACCCAGAGGTGGACGTTCTCATCAACTTCGCATCTCTGCGCTCTGCTTATGACAGCACTGTTGAAACCATGAATTATCCACAG ATCCGCACCATCGCCATTATTGCCGAGGGCATTCCAGAGGTCCTGACACGCAAACTGATCAAGACAGCTGATAAAAAAGGAGTCACGATCATTGGGCCTGCAACT GTTGGTGGGATCAAACCAGGTTGCTTTAAAATAGGCAACACAGGAGGCATGCTGGATAATATCTTAGCATCCAAACTGTACCGTCCTGGCAGTGTGGCTTATGTGTCGCGATCTGGAGGAATGTCCAATGAGCTCAACAACATCATTTCCCGAACCACTGATGGGGTCTATGAAGGGGTGGCCATTGGAGGGGACAG ATATCCTGGTTCAACTTTTATGGATCATGTCTTGCGTTATGAGGATACTCCAGGAGTGAAAATGATTGTAGTGCTCGGAGAG ATTGGGGGCACAGAAGAGTACAAGATCTGCAGGGGTATTAAAGAAGGTCGTATCACCAAGCCAGTGGTGTGCTGGTGTATTGGTACTTGTGCCACCATGTTCTCTTCAGAG GTGCAGTTTGGCCACGCAGGAGCTTGTGCCAACCAGGCTTCTGAAACTGCTGTTGCAAAGAATCAAGCCTTGAAGGAAGCTGGTGTGTTTGTTCCCCGGAGTTTTGATGAGCTGGGAGAGGTCATTCA GTCTGTCTACCAGGATCTTGTGGCCAAAAGAGTGATTGAACCAGCTGAGGAAGTGCCTCCTCCAACTGTGCCAATGGATTACTCCTGGGCAAGG GAGCTGGGTCTGATCCGCAAACCAGCCTCCTTTATGACAAGCATCTGTGACGAGAGAGGTCAGGAACTGATTTATGCTGGGATGCCAATCACTGAGGTCTTCAAAGAAGAGATGGGAATTGGAGGGGTTCTGGGCCTGCTCTGGTTTCAAAGGAG GTTGCCAAAGTATGCCTGCCAGTTCATTGAGATGTGTTTGATGGTAACAGCAGACCATGGGCCTGCTGTATCTGGAGCCCACAACACCATTGTCTGTGCAAGAGCTGGAAAAGATCTTGTCTCAAGTCTCACCTCAGGCCTTCTCACTATT GGTGACCGGTTTGGTGGAGCACTGGATGCTGCAGCTAAAATGTTCAGCAAAGCCTTCGACAGTGGGATTATCCCTATGGAGTTTGTGAataagatgaagaaagaagggaaactGATCATGGGTATTGGACACAGAGTCAAATCG ATAAATAATCCAGACATGAGAGTTCAGATTCTCAAAGACTATGTGAAGCAGCACTTCCCTGCCACCCCGCTGTTGGACTATGCACttgaagtggaaaaaattaCAACTTCCAAG
- the ACLY gene encoding ATP-citrate synthase isoform X2 → MSAKAISEQTGKEFLYKYICTSSAIQNRFKYARVTPDTDWARLTQDHPWLLSERLVVKPDQLIKRRGKLGLVGINLTLDQVKVWLKQRLGQETTIANAKGILKNFLIEPFVPHKQEEEFYVCIYAAREGDYVLFHHEGGVDVGDVDAKAQKLLVAVDEKLNELDVKKHLLQHAPANKKDILASFICGLFNLYEDLYFTYLEINPLVVTSAGVYILDLAAKIDATADYICKVKWGDVEFPPPFGREAYPEEAYIADLDAKSGASLKLTILNPKGRIWTMVAGGGASVVYSDTICDLGGVNELANYGEYSGAPSEQQTYDYAKTILSLMTREKHPEGKILIIGGSIANFTNVAATFKGIVRAIKDYQGPLKEHEVRIFVRRGGPNYQEGLRVMGEVGKTTGIPIHVFGTETHMTAIVGMALGHRPIPNQPPAAAHTANFLLNASGSPSTPAPSRTASFSESKPDDIAPAKKAKPAAPLDSIPASRPGSGKATTLFSRHTKAIIWGMQTRAVQGMLDFDYICSRDEPSVAAMVYPFTGDHRQKFYWGHKEILIPVYKNMSDAMRKHPEVDVLINFASLRSAYDSTVETMNYPQIRTIAIIAEGIPEVLTRKLIKTADKKGVTIIGPATVGGIKPGCFKIGNTGGMLDNILASKLYRPGSVAYVSRSGGMSNELNNIISRTTDGVYEGVAIGGDRYPGSTFMDHVLRYEDTPGVKMIVVLGEIGGTEEYKICRGIKEGRITKPVVCWCIGTCATMFSSEVQFGHAGACANQASETAVAKNQALKEAGVFVPRSFDELGEVIQSVYQDLVAKRVIEPAEEVPPPTVPMDYSWARELGLIRKPASFMTSICDERGQELIYAGMPITEVFKEEMGIGGVLGLLWFQRRLPKYACQFIEMCLMVTADHGPAVSGAHNTIVCARAGKDLVSSLTSGLLTIGDRFGGALDAAAKMFSKAFDSGIIPMEFVNKMKKEGKLIMGIGHRVKSINNPDMRVQILKDYVKQHFPATPLLDYALEVEKITTSKKPNLILNVDGFIGVAFVDVLRNCGSFTREEADEYIDIGALNGIFVLGRSMGFIGHYLDQKRLKQGLYRHPWDDISYVLPEHMTM, encoded by the exons ATGTCAGCCAAAGCCATCTCTGAGCAGACGGGGAAGGAGTTCTTGTATAAGTATATCTGCACATCCTCTGCCATCCAGAACCGATTCAAGTATGCCCGAGTCACCCCAGACACTGACTGGGCACGGCTCACCCAGGACCACCCTTGGCTTCTGAGCGAG CGTTTAGTGGTGAAGCCAGACCAGCTAATAAAGCGACGTGGGAAACTTGGACTGGTTGGAATTAACCTCACTCTGGATCAGGTGAAGGTTTGGCTCAAACAGCGCCTGGGCCAAGAAACCACG ATTGCTAATGCTAAGGGAATCCTAAAGAACTTTCTGATTGAACCCTTCGTCCCTCACAAGCAG GAGGAAGAGTTCTATGTGTGCATATACGCTGCCCGTGAGGGAGACTACGTGCTCTTCCACCACGAAGGGGGTGTGGATGTGGGAGATGTTGATGCCAAAGCTCAGAAGTTGCTTGTGGCAGTGGATGAAAAGCTCAATGAGTTGGATGTAAAGAAGCATCTCCTGCAACACGCACCAGCAAATAAAAAGGA CATCTTGGCTAGCTTCATCTGTGGCCTGTTCAACCTTTATGAAGATCTCTATTTCACATACCTTGAGATCAATCCATTAG TGGTGACTAGTGCTGGTGTCTACATCCTTGATTTGGCCGCAAAGATTGATGCGACTGCTGACTACATCTGCAAAGTGAAATGGGGGGATGTGGAGTTCCCCCCTCCCTTTGGCAGGGAAGCTTACCCAGAG GAAGCCTACATTGCTGATCTGGATGCAAAGAGTGGAGCCAGCTTGAAACTTACTATTCTCAACCCCAAAGGCAGGATCTGGACCATGGTGGCTGGTGGTGGTGCCTCTGTGGTTTACAG tgaCACCATTTGTGACTTGGGGGGTGTGAACGAACTGGCTAACTATGGGGAATACTCAGGAGCCCCAAGTGAGCAACAGACCTATGACTATGCCAAGACTATTCTCTCCCTCATGACACGGGAGAAGCACCCTGAAG GTAAAATCCTGATCATTGGAGGCAGCATTGCTAACTTCACCAATGTAGCGGCCACTTTTAAA GGCATCGTGAGAGCCATTAAGGATTACCAAGGCCCTCTGAAGGAGCACGAGGTGAGGATCTTTGTGCGAAGAGGAGGCCCGAACTACCAGGAAGGATTACGTGTCATGGGAGAAGTTG GGAAGACCACTGGGATCCCCATCCACGTCTTTGGCACGGAGACTCACATGACTGCCATCGTGGGCATGGCGCTTGGCCATCGGCCCATCCCCAACCAACCGCCTGCTGCAGCCCACACCGCCAACTTCCTCCTCAACGCCAGCGGCAGCCCTTCG ACTCCAGCACCAAGCAGAACAGCTTCCTTCTCAGAGTCCAAACCAGATGATATTGCTCCCGCCAAGAAGGCAAAACCAGCAGCACCTCTTG ATTCAATCCCAGCTTCAAGACCTGGTTCAG GTAAAGCTACAACCCTGTTCAGCCGTCACACCAAAGCTATCATTTGGGGGATGCAGACACGGGCCGTGCAAGGAATGCTGGACTTTGATTATATTTGCTCCCGGGATGAACCTTCAGTAGCTGCCATGGTTTATCCCTTCAC TGGTGACCACAGGCAGAAGTTCTATTGGGGCCACAAAGAAATCCTGATCCCAGTCTACAAGAACATGTCAGATGCCATGAGGAAGCACCCAGAGGTGGACGTTCTCATCAACTTCGCATCTCTGCGCTCTGCTTATGACAGCACTGTTGAAACCATGAATTATCCACAG ATCCGCACCATCGCCATTATTGCCGAGGGCATTCCAGAGGTCCTGACACGCAAACTGATCAAGACAGCTGATAAAAAAGGAGTCACGATCATTGGGCCTGCAACT GTTGGTGGGATCAAACCAGGTTGCTTTAAAATAGGCAACACAGGAGGCATGCTGGATAATATCTTAGCATCCAAACTGTACCGTCCTGGCAGTGTGGCTTATGTGTCGCGATCTGGAGGAATGTCCAATGAGCTCAACAACATCATTTCCCGAACCACTGATGGGGTCTATGAAGGGGTGGCCATTGGAGGGGACAG ATATCCTGGTTCAACTTTTATGGATCATGTCTTGCGTTATGAGGATACTCCAGGAGTGAAAATGATTGTAGTGCTCGGAGAG ATTGGGGGCACAGAAGAGTACAAGATCTGCAGGGGTATTAAAGAAGGTCGTATCACCAAGCCAGTGGTGTGCTGGTGTATTGGTACTTGTGCCACCATGTTCTCTTCAGAG GTGCAGTTTGGCCACGCAGGAGCTTGTGCCAACCAGGCTTCTGAAACTGCTGTTGCAAAGAATCAAGCCTTGAAGGAAGCTGGTGTGTTTGTTCCCCGGAGTTTTGATGAGCTGGGAGAGGTCATTCA GTCTGTCTACCAGGATCTTGTGGCCAAAAGAGTGATTGAACCAGCTGAGGAAGTGCCTCCTCCAACTGTGCCAATGGATTACTCCTGGGCAAGG GAGCTGGGTCTGATCCGCAAACCAGCCTCCTTTATGACAAGCATCTGTGACGAGAGAGGTCAGGAACTGATTTATGCTGGGATGCCAATCACTGAGGTCTTCAAAGAAGAGATGGGAATTGGAGGGGTTCTGGGCCTGCTCTGGTTTCAAAGGAG GTTGCCAAAGTATGCCTGCCAGTTCATTGAGATGTGTTTGATGGTAACAGCAGACCATGGGCCTGCTGTATCTGGAGCCCACAACACCATTGTCTGTGCAAGAGCTGGAAAAGATCTTGTCTCAAGTCTCACCTCAGGCCTTCTCACTATT GGTGACCGGTTTGGTGGAGCACTGGATGCTGCAGCTAAAATGTTCAGCAAAGCCTTCGACAGTGGGATTATCCCTATGGAGTTTGTGAataagatgaagaaagaagggaaactGATCATGGGTATTGGACACAGAGTCAAATCG ATAAATAATCCAGACATGAGAGTTCAGATTCTCAAAGACTATGTGAAGCAGCACTTCCCTGCCACCCCGCTGTTGGACTATGCACttgaagtggaaaaaattaCAACTTCCAAG